DNA sequence from the Halococcus salsus genome:
GCGGTCGAGGACGCGCTCCGGCTCGTAGCCGAAGACCTGCTCGAAGGCGGGGTTGACCTCCTTCGGGACGAGCACGTTGTCGTCGAGGTCGTGGCGATACACCGGGTCCGGGATGTTCTCGAACAGCGCCGCGAGGGTGTTGCGCTCGCGTTGGAGGTCCCGTTTGTCCTCCCTGCGCTCGGTGATGTCGGTCAGGATCGCGTAGCCGGCGACTCGCCCGTCCTCGGCCGTCTCCGTCATCGAGGCGTTTCGCAACAGGAAGGTCCGTCGCCCGGTCGCGGTCTCGCACTCGACCGCCACGTTGACGAGGTCGCCCGTTCCCGCACGCGCCACGACGTCCTCGTACTCCGCCAGACGATCGGCGGGGACGATCGTTTGGGCGATCCGTTCGCCGACGACCTCGTGCTCGTCGTACCCGAAGACCGACTCGAACGCCGGGTTGACGGCTCGGATCCGCCCCGCTTCGCCCGCCGCTTCGAACTCGTATCGGAACACCGCGTCCGAGACGTTCTCGAACAGCGCACTCAGTCGGTCGCGTTCGCGTTCGAGGGCGCTCTCGTAGCGGTTGCGTTCCGTGACGTCCTGGCCGACGAGGACGGCTCCCCGGAACTCGCCGTCGGAGGGCAGCAGCGAGACGTGGATCCGCAGCACGCGTTCGTCCCGTTCGGGGTGCGTGATGGGGATCGTATACTGACCGGTGGTCCGGTCGGACGACGCCGACAACAGGTCGCGCAACACCGCTCGGTACTTGGAGATGGCGGCCTCGGGCACGATCCCCTCCTCGATCAACGAGACGAACGGGTCGCCGGTGAGCGCCGCGACGGTGTGCCCGACGAGCGCGGTCGCACGTTCGTTACACCACGTGATCGTCCCCTCGGCGTCGAGCACGAACACGCCGACCGGGGCGACCTCCATCACCGTCTCGTAGCGTTCGAGCTCGTGTTCGCGCTCCCTGTGCTCGGTGACGTCGGTCAGGACCGACTGGACGGCGGGCTCGCCCTCGTAGGTGATGGGCGTGCTCGCCACTACCGCGTGTCGCGTCTCGCCGTCGAACCCGACGAAGCGCTGTTCGATGGGCTCTCGGGGTTCGCTCTCACGACTCCCCGCCCAGCGCTCCCGGAGCGTGGCCTCGTCCTCGGGGTGGACTAGGTCGAGCGTCGACAGGCCGTGAACCGCCTCGGGGCCGTCCGCGCCGATGAACGACGCGGCCGCCTCGTTGGCGTAGACGATGCTGTCGTCGAGGGAGGTGATGACGACGCCGGCGGGCGAGGACTCGACGAGGTGCTGGTAGCGCTCCTCGGAGCGTTCGAGCTGTCGCTCCGCATGGCGTGCCTCGATCGCGTTCTCGATCCGGTTCGCGAGCACCTCGTACTGCTCGGTGCCGGTCTCCTTCTGGAGGTAGTCGGTGACGCCGAGTGAGATGGCTTCACTCGCGACCTCTTCGCTCCCCTTGCCGGTGAACAGGATGAACGGGGTTCCGGGATCGCGCTCGGCGACCGCCTCGAACAGCGCGAGCCCGTCCATTCCGGGCATATTGTAGTCGCTGACGATACAGTCGACGTCCAGATCCTCCAACAGGTCGAGCGCCGCGTCCGGGTCCGTCGCGGTCGTGACCGTCACGTCGTCGCTCGCCCGTTCGACGAACGCCGCTGCCGTCTCGACCATCCCCGGGTCGTCGTCCACGAGGAGGACCGTTGCCATCTCTCTCATAACTGAATCCCTGCGGTCGTCCCTTCGGACGATCGGCGGGGTAATATAAATGCCCCCACTCGACGGTCGAAACTCCCGTTCGGGCGAGGTCGTGCCCGATCCGGCTCGTCTCATGATCCCGCCGAGGGCCGACGAGGACGCGCTCTCGCTGGAGGCAACTGACGAGACGAAGACGGCACCGACCGGACGACAACGGATGGCTTAGGAAGCGCGAGTCGGAACGGTGAACAGAGTAAATGAGAGTCACGCGGATCCTTCGGTCCTCGCCCGTCGTCGTCGTGATATTCGCGAGCACGCTCGTCGCGGTGATGGGCGTCTCCCTCATCAGCCCCGTACTCCCGGCCGTACAGGAGGCGTGGGGTATCTCGGAGGGCCAGGCCAGCCTGCTGCTGTCGGCGTTCACGCTCCCGGGGATCTTCCTCACCGTTCCGATCGGGGTCGTCGCCGACCGGATCGGTCGGAAACCCGTCCTGATCCCGGCGCTCGCCGTCTTCGGCCTCTGTGGTGGGGCGATCGTCCTCGTCCCCGATTTCACGCTGGTTCTCGTGCTTCGGGGCATCCAGGGCGCGGCCAGCAGCGCGATCATGATGGTCACGATCACGCTCCTGGGCGACCTCTTCACCGGCGAGGAGCGGCGTGTCCTGATCGGGACCAACGCCGCGATCCTCGCGATCGGTGCCGCCGGCTACCCGCTTCTCGGCGGTGCGCTCGCGACGATCGCCTGGTCGGTTCCGTTCGCCTGCTTCCTCCTCGCGCTCGTCATCATCATTCCCGGGATCACGGTGCTTCAGGAGCCGGACCGAAGCGAGAGCGACGCCGAACCGAGCGTGTACGCCTTCCTCACGGGGCCGACCCCGCTACGACCGTTCGCGGTCCTCTACACGGCGATATTCGGGATCTTCGTCGTTCTCTACGGGGCACAGCTCACGTTGCTACCCTTCCTGCTCGATAACAGCTACCAGCTCTCGTCGGCCGGTATCGGTCTCCTCCTCGGGCTGCCGGCGCTCGCGATGGGAGCCACCGCGACACAGAGCGGTCGGATCCTCCGCACGTTCACGAGCTTTCAATCGATCGCGCTCGGCTTCGTGAGCTACGGGGTCGGGCTCGCCGTCGTCGCCCGCGCCCAGTCGCTCTCCACCGTCGCTGGCGCGCTCCTCCTGTTCGGGTTCGGGCAGGGGCTCGCGGAGCCGATCACGGACACCGCGCTGAACGAGTTGGCCCCGGACGACTTCCGTGGCAGCATCATGAGCGTGCGAACGAGCGTGCTCCGACTCGGGACGACGGTCGGGCCACCGCTGAGCGTCGCCGCCACCGGCGTCGTGGGC
Encoded proteins:
- a CDS encoding PAS domain S-box protein yields the protein MATVLLVDDDPGMVETAAAFVERASDDVTVTTATDPDAALDLLEDLDVDCIVSDYNMPGMDGLALFEAVAERDPGTPFILFTGKGSEEVASEAISLGVTDYLQKETGTEQYEVLANRIENAIEARHAERQLERSEERYQHLVESSPAGVVITSLDDSIVYANEAAASFIGADGPEAVHGLSTLDLVHPEDEATLRERWAGSRESEPREPIEQRFVGFDGETRHAVVASTPITYEGEPAVQSVLTDVTEHREREHELERYETVMEVAPVGVFVLDAEGTITWCNERATALVGHTVAALTGDPFVSLIEEGIVPEAAISKYRAVLRDLLSASSDRTTGQYTIPITHPERDERVLRIHVSLLPSDGEFRGAVLVGQDVTERNRYESALERERDRLSALFENVSDAVFRYEFEAAGEAGRIRAVNPAFESVFGYDEHEVVGERIAQTIVPADRLAEYEDVVARAGTGDLVNVAVECETATGRRTFLLRNASMTETAEDGRVAGYAILTDITERREDKRDLQRERNTLAALFENIPDPVYRHDLDDNVLVPKEVNPAFEQVFGYEPERVLDRPVTETIVPADRVEKHRQLVAASRSGASLDAEVERLTAAGRRTFLLRNVPISGPDEESPEGSQYAIYTDITPQKRRERVLLDLHDRTREMMGAEGPAAVASIAMDATEDLLDRSVASLWLYDEDTGTLRPAALTDDEGTAVEALPTYEPGDGRTWEVFETGDAYSYDADDTDDCRPETPVRSGMVLPLGEYGVMNVGTTTPGEFDETDEALTRLLATTVEAALERAERERERAARKRLLERQSDQLEAFASVLSHDLRSPLAVASGRLELLETETDSEHTRPIADALDRMDTLIEECLTFARQGQIVTDSTRVDVEATAEQAWRTVETGGTELTVEDLDPAEADDDRLRTLFENLFRNAIEHGDATAVRVGPLDDAPGFYVADDGSGIPESEREAVFERGYSTNEAGTGLGLAIVDTLADAHGWEVTVADGTAGARFEVNFSPEAPLPTPQ
- a CDS encoding MFS transporter, which gives rise to MRVTRILRSSPVVVVIFASTLVAVMGVSLISPVLPAVQEAWGISEGQASLLLSAFTLPGIFLTVPIGVVADRIGRKPVLIPALAVFGLCGGAIVLVPDFTLVLVLRGIQGAASSAIMMVTITLLGDLFTGEERRVLIGTNAAILAIGAAGYPLLGGALATIAWSVPFACFLLALVIIIPGITVLQEPDRSESDAEPSVYAFLTGPTPLRPFAVLYTAIFGIFVVLYGAQLTLLPFLLDNSYQLSSAGIGLLLGLPALAMGATATQSGRILRTFTSFQSIALGFVSYGVGLAVVARAQSLSTVAGALLLFGFGQGLAEPITDTALNELAPDDFRGSIMSVRTSVLRLGTTVGPPLSVAATGVVGYRGTLFLSGIAAFLIGAVWFTVRTIPRSDEH